A DNA window from Streptomyces sp. B21-083 contains the following coding sequences:
- a CDS encoding SMI1/KNR4 family protein, whose translation MARFEDLQHVFWDTGSNYGVQPPLTEQVILEAEDLLNVTLPSSLVDLLRNQNGGQVTSSRNAFPTSAPTSWSADHVPCDSLMGIGHRERTPSMFDNPYLVAEWGLPKPVVLISGDGHYWIGLDYRACGRHGEPSITWFDTDDKSELALAPNFSFFIEGLTPATKFESERSER comes from the coding sequence ATGGCACGCTTTGAGGATCTCCAGCACGTCTTCTGGGACACCGGTAGCAACTACGGAGTGCAGCCGCCCCTGACCGAGCAGGTGATTCTGGAGGCGGAGGACCTGTTGAACGTCACGCTCCCCAGCAGCCTGGTCGACCTCCTGCGTAATCAGAACGGAGGCCAGGTCACCTCCAGCCGTAATGCTTTCCCCACGAGCGCGCCGACATCATGGAGTGCCGACCATGTGCCCTGCGACAGCCTGATGGGCATCGGACACCGCGAGCGAACACCATCCATGTTCGACAACCCGTACCTGGTCGCAGAATGGGGTCTGCCCAAGCCAGTGGTGCTGATATCGGGCGACGGGCACTACTGGATCGGGCTGGATTACCGGGCCTGCGGGCGACACGGGGAACCATCCATTACCTGGTTCGACACGGACGACAAGTCGGAGCTGGCCCTCGCGCCGAACTTCAGTTTCTTCATTGAGGGCCTCACCCCGGCCACCAAGTTCGAGAGCGAGCGGAGCGAACGCTGA
- a CDS encoding DUF397 domain-containing protein has product MNKKVDLTNATWVKSDLSNGGDNCLEVAFTDGVVALRDSNDVGDPDARILVISQDDYRAFVGGIAKGQSNLLPQ; this is encoded by the coding sequence ATGAACAAGAAGGTCGACCTCACCAACGCCACCTGGGTCAAGAGCGACCTGAGCAACGGCGGTGACAACTGCCTGGAGGTCGCTTTCACCGACGGCGTGGTTGCCCTGCGCGACTCCAACGACGTCGGTGATCCCGATGCCCGGATACTCGTCATCTCACAGGACGACTACCGCGCCTTCGTCGGAGGCATAGCCAAGGGACAGAGCAACCTCCTGCCCCAGTAG
- a CDS encoding helix-turn-helix domain-containing protein: MTDAQPNLHRRRLGLELRSLRKAAGMSLAEAADRLSLSGAPALSKIENGKQRVPPIALAGFFEVYGLQDKVRVDKLRRLAALANSGRRTNLLDQYRQSIRDPFAEYLHLEELASKSDTFAWVVPGLLQTADYARAVVERSRKWQTDREIDNFVELRMVRQEALTRENPLHLWCVLDESALRREVGGKHVMKAQLERLLDVTAQSKNVAIQVLPFSYGAHAGVDGPFHLLHFPAGPPVAVVEPMTTSLYLEEDSDIGRYETAFNHLRTEALDAEASQRYIHDLIKDRYT; encoded by the coding sequence ATGACAGACGCCCAGCCCAACCTGCACAGAAGGCGCCTCGGCCTAGAGCTCAGGTCGCTGCGCAAGGCAGCGGGAATGAGCCTTGCCGAAGCGGCCGATCGGCTCTCGTTGTCCGGTGCCCCGGCGCTGAGCAAGATCGAGAACGGCAAGCAACGGGTCCCTCCCATTGCGCTCGCCGGCTTCTTCGAGGTGTACGGGCTCCAGGACAAGGTCCGCGTCGACAAGCTGCGCAGGCTCGCGGCCCTCGCGAACTCGGGGCGCCGGACGAACCTGCTGGATCAGTACCGCCAGTCCATCCGAGACCCGTTCGCCGAGTATCTGCACCTCGAAGAACTGGCCTCCAAGAGCGACACGTTCGCGTGGGTGGTCCCCGGACTGCTTCAGACCGCCGACTACGCCCGAGCCGTCGTGGAGCGCAGCCGGAAGTGGCAGACAGACCGTGAGATCGACAACTTCGTCGAGCTTCGCATGGTCAGGCAGGAGGCGTTGACGCGTGAGAATCCGCTGCATCTGTGGTGTGTGCTCGACGAGTCCGCGCTGCGGCGCGAAGTCGGTGGGAAACACGTGATGAAGGCTCAGCTGGAGCGGCTGCTCGACGTCACCGCCCAGAGCAAGAACGTGGCGATCCAGGTTCTCCCGTTCTCATACGGGGCCCATGCCGGCGTCGACGGGCCGTTCCACCTGCTCCACTTCCCCGCCGGACCGCCCGTGGCCGTGGTCGAGCCGATGACAACGTCCTTGTATCTGGAGGAAGATAGCGACATCGGACGTTACGAAACCGCGTTCAACCATCTCCGTACCGAAGCGCTCGACGCGGAAGCCTCCCAGCGCTACATCCACGATCTGATCAAGGACCGCTACACATGA
- a CDS encoding ATP-binding protein, translating into MDVSDGEVNHAVRLLPWTGSDGQPCLLISDGDGPASRIADRVEAAQLGLANRLLGRAQKVITEPELSIGELGALTAQLTEALRDALLIAECRGARLGTVGCGTRQLDEDIHDALAHSPGGLQSLAALSLSGANLASARVARRCVRGMAQLKDLPSSTVDDLETVTGELVANALEHSDSHAITVTLALTAETATVSVTDEGEKHRPMGPAPVGPDPEEHGRGLLIIDALAARWGRRRTNNGLTVWAKVATNTLNRVG; encoded by the coding sequence ATGGACGTAAGCGACGGCGAGGTCAATCACGCGGTGCGGCTTCTGCCCTGGACGGGAAGCGATGGTCAGCCCTGCCTCCTCATCTCGGACGGCGACGGCCCTGCCTCCCGGATCGCCGACCGGGTCGAGGCAGCACAACTCGGCCTCGCGAACAGGCTTCTCGGTCGCGCGCAGAAGGTGATCACAGAACCAGAGCTGTCGATCGGCGAACTCGGCGCACTGACAGCTCAGTTGACCGAAGCGCTCCGAGACGCACTGCTCATTGCTGAGTGCAGGGGTGCTCGCCTCGGAACTGTGGGGTGCGGCACTCGTCAGCTCGACGAGGACATCCATGACGCACTCGCACACAGCCCGGGCGGCCTCCAATCGCTCGCTGCTCTCTCGCTGTCTGGCGCGAACCTCGCCTCTGCTCGCGTCGCACGGCGCTGCGTAAGGGGCATGGCCCAGCTAAAGGATCTTCCTTCTAGTACGGTGGACGACCTTGAAACGGTCACCGGGGAGTTGGTGGCCAACGCTCTGGAACACAGCGACAGCCACGCCATCACGGTCACCCTGGCCTTGACCGCCGAAACCGCCACGGTCAGCGTGACCGACGAAGGCGAGAAGCACAGGCCCATGGGCCCCGCGCCGGTCGGACCCGATCCGGAAGAGCACGGGCGCGGACTGCTGATCATTGATGCATTGGCAGCCCGATGGGGAAGACGGCGGACAAACAACGGCCTGACCGTCTGGGCCAAGGTCGCCACGAATACTCTGAACCGTGTCGGATGA
- a CDS encoding helix-turn-helix domain-containing protein, producing the protein MNHSEWRTRRHRQLLGEHLDADPEYDRVYEEAGLAMTLGKAVYDRRKQLGLSEADLAERMHVDVEDIEGIETATELPPIAVIMRLARALDLTVDVHLAGGDEPTVTIVAPAA; encoded by the coding sequence ATGAACCACAGCGAATGGAGGACCCGTCGCCACCGCCAGCTGCTGGGCGAACACCTGGACGCTGACCCCGAGTACGACCGGGTCTACGAAGAGGCCGGCCTCGCCATGACGTTGGGCAAGGCCGTCTACGACCGGCGCAAGCAGCTGGGCCTGAGCGAGGCCGACCTCGCCGAGCGCATGCACGTCGACGTCGAGGACATCGAAGGCATCGAGACGGCCACCGAGCTGCCGCCCATCGCGGTCATCATGCGCCTGGCCCGCGCACTGGACCTCACGGTGGACGTACACCTCGCCGGCGGAGACGAGCCCACCGTCACCATCGTCGCCCCAGCGGCCTGA
- a CDS encoding type II toxin-antitoxin system RelE/ParE family toxin has protein sequence MDSGRYSIEIEPEVRLWLENIPAHHYKQAERVADLLAEQPTTLDEPHSRHLGGKLRELRFRLGDAHQRITYWLAPGRRVVLLTVFRKTKMREQAEVDRAHAAQRLCEAEHEAAAEHDLYSRNLKENR, from the coding sequence ATGGACAGCGGGCGGTACTCGATCGAGATCGAGCCGGAGGTGCGGCTGTGGCTGGAGAACATTCCCGCCCATCACTACAAGCAGGCCGAACGCGTCGCCGACCTGCTCGCCGAGCAGCCCACCACCCTCGACGAACCACACTCCCGCCACCTGGGCGGCAAGCTCCGCGAGCTGCGCTTCCGCCTCGGCGATGCCCATCAGCGGATCACCTACTGGCTGGCGCCCGGCCGACGTGTCGTGCTGCTCACCGTGTTCCGCAAGACCAAGATGCGCGAGCAGGCCGAAGTGGACCGTGCCCACGCCGCACAGCGATTGTGCGAGGCAGAGCATGAAGCCGCCGCCGAGCACGACCTCTACAGCCGCAACCTCAAGGAGAACCGATGA
- a CDS encoding GntR family transcriptional regulator yields MTGVVVQRRGRRLAGSGVPLTFEVIAETLREQIRSGGLGAGDPLPTQAVLMREFGAASLTVQKAMALLKQDGWAVSRPGKGAFVAHYDHLDGADDLDDPEATAPANGTTARVEALERALTEAVQQIADLRGRVEVLESGGGGRRH; encoded by the coding sequence GTGACCGGCGTGGTGGTGCAGCGGCGCGGGCGCAGGCTGGCGGGCAGTGGGGTGCCGCTGACGTTCGAGGTGATCGCCGAGACCCTGCGCGAGCAGATCCGCTCCGGCGGACTTGGCGCGGGGGATCCGCTGCCGACTCAGGCCGTGTTGATGCGGGAGTTCGGGGCGGCGAGCCTGACCGTGCAGAAGGCCATGGCCCTGTTGAAGCAGGACGGATGGGCGGTCTCCCGCCCTGGCAAGGGCGCCTTCGTCGCCCACTACGATCACCTCGACGGGGCCGATGACCTCGACGACCCGGAGGCAACTGCACCCGCCAACGGGACGACGGCCCGCGTCGAGGCGTTGGAACGTGCGCTGACCGAGGCCGTTCAGCAGATTGCCGACCTTCGTGGCCGCGTCGAGGTCCTGGAGTCAGGCGGCGGCGGGCGGCGCCACTGA
- a CDS encoding replication initiator — MPTHLQLPYPAAVPAASRPSSSALTTPTCPEGLSVSAAAGRSALERRARLTAKLAKLAATGQLAPLTRQIARLGGCTHPIRLTGHRTHLHTATGEILNHFDSGQLPAGELLVRCGNRRATRCPACSTVYRYDTYQLIAGGLRGGKTVPTSVAAHPRVFATLTAPGFGPVHNQPDTGRCHCGQVHPDDDPLLGTPLDPEHYDYTGAVLWNAHAPALWARFTTHLRREIAKAAGLTQRTLRHHATLSYAKVAEYQKRGQVHFHAVIRLDGPTGPTSTPPTWATTQLLDHAVRAAATRTRVHHEGKPPKQPQPTGHVPTSPPQGSDRAGRLVFRFGRQTDVRAVRSTDFTGGSPVTERHVAAYIAKYATKGAETTTGTLDRRLRLLAELHKYDITDHARRMIHTAWHLATNSQHAHLRLRQWAHMLGFRGHFSTRTRHYSTTLTHLRAERTAWRTSRPDTQTPAPAPASASASAETPVGQTGGSPVGDQAQHSTDLAAGHRHGHRNIAGQHADSDTTLVISHWQYAGTGLLPELEHLANLLTATRQTRPEQPTHTRHSKCSDDRAGDRAGHPVGHSTDRLPRAVRSTAVA, encoded by the coding sequence ATGCCCACACACCTCCAACTCCCATACCCCGCAGCCGTTCCAGCCGCCTCGCGTCCCTCGTCGTCGGCGTTGACGACGCCGACCTGCCCAGAGGGCCTCAGCGTCTCTGCGGCGGCAGGGCGGTCGGCGCTGGAGCGCCGCGCCAGGCTCACCGCCAAGCTGGCGAAACTCGCCGCCACCGGCCAACTCGCACCCCTCACACGGCAGATAGCCCGACTCGGTGGATGCACACACCCGATCCGCCTCACCGGGCACCGCACCCACCTCCACACCGCCACCGGCGAGATCCTCAACCACTTCGACTCCGGCCAGCTCCCGGCGGGCGAACTGCTGGTCCGCTGCGGCAACCGCCGCGCCACCCGCTGCCCCGCCTGCTCCACCGTCTACCGCTACGACACCTACCAACTCATCGCCGGGGGACTACGCGGCGGCAAAACAGTCCCCACCAGCGTCGCCGCGCACCCACGCGTGTTCGCCACCCTCACCGCACCCGGCTTCGGCCCCGTCCACAACCAACCCGACACCGGCCGCTGCCACTGCGGCCAGGTCCACCCCGACGACGACCCGCTCCTTGGCACCCCACTCGACCCCGAGCACTACGACTACACCGGCGCGGTCCTGTGGAACGCGCACGCCCCGGCCCTGTGGGCACGCTTCACCACCCACCTACGCCGCGAGATCGCCAAGGCCGCCGGACTGACGCAGCGGACCCTGCGACACCACGCCACGCTCTCGTACGCCAAGGTCGCCGAATACCAGAAACGCGGCCAGGTCCACTTCCACGCCGTCATCCGCCTCGACGGACCCACCGGCCCCACCAGCACCCCACCCACCTGGGCCACCACCCAGCTCCTCGACCACGCCGTCCGCGCCGCCGCCACACGCACCCGCGTCCACCACGAAGGCAAACCGCCGAAGCAACCGCAGCCCACCGGGCACGTCCCCACGTCCCCGCCCCAAGGCTCAGATCGGGCGGGGCGGTTGGTGTTCCGGTTCGGGCGACAGACCGACGTCCGCGCGGTCCGCAGCACCGACTTCACCGGCGGCAGCCCCGTCACCGAGCGGCACGTCGCCGCCTACATCGCCAAGTACGCCACCAAGGGCGCCGAGACCACCACCGGCACCCTCGACCGCCGACTCCGACTCCTCGCCGAGCTGCACAAGTACGACATCACCGACCACGCCCGCCGCATGATCCACACAGCCTGGCACCTCGCCACCAACAGCCAGCACGCCCACCTCCGCCTACGCCAATGGGCCCACATGCTCGGCTTCCGCGGCCACTTCTCCACCCGCACCCGCCACTACTCCACCACCCTCACCCACCTCCGCGCCGAACGCACCGCCTGGCGAACCAGCCGACCCGACACCCAGACCCCCGCCCCCGCCCCGGCGTCGGCGTCGGCGTCGGCGGAGACGCCGGTCGGTCAGACAGGCGGCAGTCCGGTCGGTGACCAGGCCCAGCACTCCACTGACCTGGCCGCCGGTCACCGTCACGGTCACCGCAACATCGCCGGTCAGCACGCGGACTCGGACACGACGCTGGTCATCTCCCACTGGCAGTACGCCGGAACCGGCCTCCTGCCCGAACTCGAACACCTCGCCAACCTCCTGACCGCAACACGGCAGACCCGACCCGAGCAACCGACCCACACCCGGCACTCGAAGTGCTCCGATGACCGCGCCGGCGACCGCGCCGGTCACCCAGTCGGTCACTCCACCGATCGGCTGCCCCGTGCCGTCCGGTCAACGGCCGTCGCGTGA
- a CDS encoding helix-turn-helix domain-containing protein — MTAGPELLTVPQVMERLQLGRTAVYDLLRTHQLASLTLGRARRIPTHALTDFIRTRLDQEAAA, encoded by the coding sequence GTGACCGCCGGCCCGGAACTCCTCACCGTCCCTCAGGTCATGGAACGCCTCCAACTCGGCCGCACCGCCGTCTACGACCTCCTCCGCACCCACCAACTCGCCTCCCTCACCCTCGGCCGCGCCCGCCGCATCCCCACCCACGCCCTCACCGACTTCATCCGCACCCGCCTCGACCAGGAAGCCGCCGCCTGA
- a CDS encoding tyrosine-type recombinase/integrase: MTTPRDTPASRRVRANGDGTVYQRKDNRWEAAGYVLAPGNTRKRIRVYGTTRKEALVKLTEKIANSNRGIPAPSAQGSLAAHLTYWLEAVAVHQLRENTHTRYTTCVNRYLIPGLGRKNLAKLTAKDVRTWLNQLRTTCQCCARGIDAGRNEPRCCAAGTCCSKQLSPLTLSYIHSVLKSALEHAVREEEIPRNVARNVRTGTPRPRRFEPLTADEARQFLSSAHDHRLHALLELALHTGLRKGELLGLCWKDLNLDMGTAAIRRTLQRTSTGGLTTLPTKTRASERRIALPARCLQSLKRHQEKQQQERDTAGAIWQDKGYVFTTPQGRAIDPTNLTRTFITLLRKAGLRRIRFHDLRHSTATLLLEQGVELVVIKELLGHAHIGVTATVYAHVRLRLQRDAIDSLGRALDHS, from the coding sequence ATGACCACACCCCGAGACACCCCCGCCTCCCGCCGCGTCCGCGCCAACGGCGACGGAACCGTCTACCAACGCAAGGACAACCGCTGGGAAGCCGCCGGCTACGTCCTCGCCCCCGGCAACACCCGCAAGCGCATCCGCGTCTACGGCACCACCCGCAAGGAAGCCCTCGTCAAGCTCACCGAGAAGATCGCCAACAGCAACCGCGGCATCCCCGCACCCTCCGCACAGGGCAGCCTGGCTGCGCACCTGACGTACTGGCTGGAGGCCGTCGCCGTACACCAGCTCCGCGAGAACACCCACACCCGCTACACCACCTGCGTCAACCGCTATCTCATCCCTGGCCTCGGACGGAAAAATCTCGCCAAGCTCACCGCCAAGGACGTCCGCACCTGGCTCAACCAACTGCGCACCACCTGCCAGTGCTGCGCGCGCGGCATCGATGCGGGCCGTAATGAACCCCGTTGCTGCGCCGCCGGGACGTGCTGCTCCAAGCAGCTCTCCCCACTGACGCTGTCGTATATCCACTCCGTGCTCAAGTCCGCTTTGGAGCACGCCGTCCGAGAAGAGGAGATCCCCCGCAACGTCGCCCGCAACGTGCGCACCGGCACACCTCGCCCCCGACGCTTCGAGCCACTGACCGCCGACGAGGCCCGCCAGTTCCTCTCCTCCGCGCACGATCACCGGCTCCATGCCCTGCTCGAACTCGCGCTCCACACTGGGCTCCGCAAGGGCGAGCTCCTTGGCCTCTGCTGGAAGGACCTCAACCTCGACATGGGCACCGCGGCTATCCGCCGAACATTGCAGCGCACCAGCACAGGCGGGCTGACCACGCTGCCTACCAAGACCCGTGCCTCCGAACGCCGCATCGCCCTCCCCGCCCGCTGCCTCCAGTCGTTGAAGCGGCACCAGGAAAAGCAGCAGCAGGAGCGTGACACCGCAGGTGCCATATGGCAGGACAAAGGGTACGTGTTCACCACGCCGCAGGGCCGTGCGATCGACCCGACCAACCTCACCCGAACCTTCATCACACTCCTCCGCAAGGCTGGCCTCCGTCGCATCCGCTTCCACGACCTCCGACACTCGACCGCCACCCTGCTCCTGGAACAGGGCGTCGAACTCGTCGTGATCAAGGAACTCCTCGGCCACGCCCACATCGGCGTCACCGCCACCGTCTACGCCCACGTCCGACTCCGCCTCCAGCGAGACGCCATCGACTCCCTCGGCCGTGCCCTCGACCACTCCTGA
- a CDS encoding SUKH-3 domain-containing protein, with protein sequence MSLIRFDSLGEDLLGALVASGWSAGRKVDAGKWVEPLEGEGYRSHPLAEEILAAVGGLSIDPVNRVGPNFSNDDPYNFDPIAAGSGQRDLATEVESVLGRDYFPIGEWLSYSSVFVEAGGRVVAAGMGWIWELGSTFEDSLELAVCANRPLICLYSDPGLDPWPRPDSR encoded by the coding sequence ATGTCCCTGATTCGCTTCGACTCGCTCGGCGAGGATCTGCTTGGGGCGCTTGTTGCGTCCGGATGGAGCGCAGGCAGGAAGGTTGATGCAGGTAAATGGGTGGAGCCGCTGGAGGGTGAAGGGTACCGGTCCCACCCATTGGCAGAGGAAATCCTCGCGGCGGTGGGAGGACTCTCAATCGATCCGGTCAATCGAGTCGGCCCGAACTTCAGTAATGACGATCCTTACAATTTCGATCCCATCGCCGCTGGATCGGGGCAGCGTGATCTAGCAACAGAGGTGGAGAGTGTTCTCGGTCGGGACTATTTCCCCATCGGTGAATGGCTCAGTTATTCAAGCGTGTTCGTCGAAGCTGGGGGGAGGGTGGTTGCTGCTGGCATGGGTTGGATTTGGGAGCTTGGTTCCACCTTTGAAGACTCCCTAGAGTTGGCAGTCTGCGCGAATCGCCCACTGATCTGTCTGTACTCCGATCCGGGACTCGATCCTTGGCCGAGACCTGATTCTCGTTAG